TTTCGATTTACTTTTCTTCATAAAACCTCTACTTCAACGGGAATACCGTTACAAGAATATCCTCTACTGCATTATAAACAAGGCGATACTTCTTTCCGTCAATCAAGGCATCCGCCAAAAGAATCGATTCATCTTTGTCACTCAATTTCAATCCTAGCAGGCCTTCATTCGTCACAAAGAAATGAATTATCTGTTCTTCGGTTATGCCTCGTTCATGCATTCGTTGTTTTGCATGTTCACTGAATTTTATATTCATGGGCGATTTCTAATCGCTAACGCATAATGTTGAACTTTTTCAAAAGATACTCATTTGGTGTTAGGTAGTCAAGCCTTTTTCTTGGTCTATTGTTCA
This genomic stretch from Fibrobacter sp. UWH6 harbors:
- a CDS encoding DUF4258 domain-containing protein, which encodes MNIKFSEHAKQRMHERGITEEQIIHFFVTNEGLLGLKLSDKDESILLADALIDGKKYRLVYNAVEDILVTVFPLK